The Ramlibacter sp. PS4R-6 nucleotide sequence CGATCTTCTTGCCGTAGTCCAGCACCACCACGCGGTCGCTGATGTCCATCACCACGCCCATGTCGTGCTCGATCAGCACCACGGTCGTGCCGAACTCGTCGTTCACGTCCAGCACGAAGCGGCACATGTCCTGCTTTTCCTCGACGTTCATGCCGGCCATGGGTTCGTCGAGCAGCAACAGCTTGGGCTCCATCGCCAGCGCGCGGCCCAGGTCCACGCGCTTTTGCAGGCCGTAGGGCAGCTGGCCCACGGGCGTCTTGCGATACGCCTGGATTTCCAGGAAGTCGATGATGTGTTCGACGAATTCGCGGTGGCGGATTTCCTCGCGCTCGGCCGGGCCGATGCGGATCGCCTGCAGCAGCAGGTTGCTCTTGATGCGCAGGTTGCGGCCGGTCATGATGTTGTCCAGCACGCTCATCCCCTTGAAGAGCGCCAGGTTCTGGAACGTGCGCGCGATGCCCATCTCGGCCACTTCGCGCGGGTTCATGTGCTTGAACGTCTTGCCACGGAAGGTGATCGAGCCCTGCTGCGGCTGGTACACGCCGTTGATGCAGTTGAGCATGGAGCTCTTGCCCGCGCCGTTGGGGCCGATGATCGCGCGCACCTCGTGCTCGCGCACGTCGAACGAGATGTCGGTGAGCGCCTTCACGCCGCCGAACGCCAGCGAGATGTTGTCGACGTGCAGGATCACGTCGCCGATCTTTCGGCCGGTCGTGGGAGAGACGGCCAGGGCCTGCTCTTTCGCGGCGGCGATCTCTGCTTCGGTCACCATGTTCATGCGGCCGCCTTCACGGGCTGGAACACTTTCGTGTCCTCGATCTTCAACGTGGCCGCCACCTTGCCGGTGCGGCCATCCTCGAACTTCACCTGCGTCTCGACGTACTGTTCCTTCTTGCCGCCGTACAAGGCATCGACCAGCACCAGGTACTTGTCGGCGATGAAGCCGCGGCGGACCTTGTTGGTGCGCGTGAGCTCGCCGTCGTCGGCGTCCAACTCCTTGTGCAGGATGAGGAAGCGGCTCACCTGCGAGCCCGCGAGGCGCTCGTCGGCCGACAGGTCGGCGTTGACCTTCTCGACGCATTCCTTGATCAGTGCGTAGACCTCGGGCTTCTGCGCCAGGTCGGTGTAGCCCGCATACGGCAGGCCGCGCTTCTCGGCCCAGTTGCCCACGGCTTCGAAGTCGATGTTGATCATCACGCACACCAGTTCGCGGCCGTCGCCGTAGGCCACGACTTCCTTGATGTACGGGAAGAACTTCAGCTTGTTCTCGACGTACTTGGGCGCGAACATCGCCCCGTCGTACGCGCCGCCCTTGATGCGGCCCACGTCCTTCACGCGGTCGATGATCTTCAAGTGCCCCTGCGCATCGAGGAAGCCTGCGTCGTTCGTGTGGTACCAACCGTCGGCCGTGAGCACTTCGGCCGTCGCCTGCGGGTTCTTGTAGTAGCCCTTGAGCAGCCCCGGCGAGCGCACCAGCACCTCGCCGCTGTCCGTCACCTTCAGCTCGACGCCACTGATCGGCACGCCGACCGTGTCGGACTTCGCCTGGTCGTCCGGCTGCAGGCAGACGAACACGGCCGTCTCCGTCGACCCATACAGCTGCTTGAGGTTGATGCCGATGGAGCGGTAGAACGTGAACAGGTCCGGCCCGATCGCCTCGCCCGCCGTGTACGCCACGCGCACGCGCGAGAAGCCGAGGTTGTTGCGCAGCGGCCCGTACACCATCACGTCGCCGATCGCGTACAGCAAGCGGTCCATGAAAGCGACGGGCTTCCTGTCCCGCAGCGCCGGGCCCACGCGCTTCGCGAGGTCCATGAACTTGTGGAACATCGTGCGCTTCGTCCAGCCCGCGTCTTCCATGCGGATCATCACCGTGGTGAGCAGGCCTTCGAAGATTCGGGGCGGCGCGAAGTAATACGTGGGGCC carries:
- a CDS encoding ABC transporter ATP-binding protein gives rise to the protein MVTEAEIAAAKEQALAVSPTTGRKIGDVILHVDNISLAFGGVKALTDISFDVREHEVRAIIGPNGAGKSSMLNCINGVYQPQQGSITFRGKTFKHMNPREVAEMGIARTFQNLALFKGMSVLDNIMTGRNLRIKSNLLLQAIRIGPAEREEIRHREFVEHIIDFLEIQAYRKTPVGQLPYGLQKRVDLGRALAMEPKLLLLDEPMAGMNVEEKQDMCRFVLDVNDEFGTTVVLIEHDMGVVMDISDRVVVLDYGKKIGDGAPNDVRANPDVIKAYLGTSH
- a CDS encoding AMP-dependent synthetase/ligase, translating into METTFPRLLLAHAAQRPNDAAMREKEYGIWQAYSWSRMAKLVEHVACGLHEAGLARGEHMVVIGANRPRLYATMLAAQSLGAIPIPLYQDAVGGECVFPINNADVRFALAEDQEQVDKLLEIRAQCPQLAHIYYDDPRGLRNYAEPGLTSLEALMAAGEAYAARQPEFFRAEVDKAVPDDVAAMFFTSGTTGNPKGVVHSHRTLLDRAHAGALFDKLTHAEEVLAYLPPAWIGQNIFSYAQWLACGYVVNCPESAGTVAIDLKEIGPTYYFAPPRIFEGLLTTVMIRMEDAGWTKRTMFHKFMDLAKRVGPALRDRKPVAFMDRLLYAIGDVMVYGPLRNNLGFSRVRVAYTAGEAIGPDLFTFYRSIGINLKQLYGSTETAVFVCLQPDDQAKSDTVGVPISGVELKVTDSGEVLVRSPGLLKGYYKNPQATAEVLTADGWYHTNDAGFLDAQGHLKIIDRVKDVGRIKGGAYDGAMFAPKYVENKLKFFPYIKEVVAYGDGRELVCVMINIDFEAVGNWAEKRGLPYAGYTDLAQKPEVYALIKECVEKVNADLSADERLAGSQVSRFLILHKELDADDGELTRTNKVRRGFIADKYLVLVDALYGGKKEQYVETQVKFEDGRTGKVAATLKIEDTKVFQPVKAAA